The following coding sequences lie in one Gammaproteobacteria bacterium genomic window:
- a CDS encoding ABC transporter ATP-binding protein, which produces MNTSLLSVRDLKTWFSAGVTTVRAVDGISFDIQRGETFALLGESGCGKSITSLSIMQLVPQPAGRIAGGQVMLEGKNLLELSEANMRNVRGNRIAMIFQEPMTSLNPVLTVGQQIGETLQRHKGLSGAKARQRVVELLKAVGISSPEQRIDEYPHQLSGGMKQRVMIAIALAGEPDLLIADEPTTALDVTIQAQVLSLLRQLQRDTGMAIMLITHDLGVVAEMADRVAVMYAGQIVEQATKADFFANPQHPYSKKLFDSLPTMAKRGQKLDIIRGSVPSLDKEFNCCRFEARCDFAWQVCRDTIPAWLQPGDHGVRCHLYDAKFAASRPQTVVSTKVVEAHARHSEQGSGELLVVNDLKVHFPIRKGLFKNIVGHVHAVDGVSLRINKGRTVALVGESGCGKTTAGKAILQLIRPTGGEVLFEGENLGTLHGEALRRKRADFQIIFQDPFSSMNPRMMVGDIIEEGMIAQSIEPDTQKRRARVDALLEHVGLSAEMRHRYPHEFSGGQRQRICIARALAVNPKLIVCDEPTSALDVSVQAQILNLLEKLQGELGLSFLFITHNISVVAYLAHEVAVMYLGRIVEQGSVKDVLENPKHPYTQALLSAVPTIDPQTQREIVRLEGDIPSPVNPPSGCYFHPRCRFVKPECKEKYPDATQHGEGHLVRCHLY; this is translated from the coding sequence ATGAATACATCGTTATTGAGTGTGCGCGATCTTAAAACCTGGTTCTCAGCCGGTGTCACCACTGTGCGCGCCGTCGACGGCATCAGTTTCGATATTCAGCGCGGCGAAACCTTCGCCTTGCTTGGCGAGTCCGGTTGTGGCAAATCGATAACGTCGCTCTCCATCATGCAACTGGTGCCGCAACCGGCGGGTCGTATCGCCGGCGGTCAGGTCATGCTCGAAGGCAAGAATCTGCTCGAACTCTCCGAAGCCAATATGCGCAACGTGCGGGGCAACCGCATTGCCATGATCTTCCAGGAGCCGATGACCTCGCTCAACCCCGTGCTTACTGTCGGCCAACAAATCGGTGAGACGCTCCAGCGCCACAAAGGTTTAAGCGGGGCCAAGGCGCGGCAACGGGTGGTGGAACTGCTCAAGGCTGTCGGTATCTCGTCGCCGGAGCAGCGCATCGATGAATACCCTCACCAGCTCTCCGGCGGCATGAAACAGCGTGTCATGATCGCTATCGCCCTTGCCGGGGAGCCGGATCTGTTGATCGCCGATGAACCCACTACCGCGCTGGATGTCACCATTCAGGCCCAGGTGCTCAGTTTGCTGCGTCAGCTGCAACGTGATACCGGCATGGCCATTATGCTCATCACTCATGACCTCGGCGTCGTCGCCGAAATGGCCGACCGCGTCGCCGTCATGTATGCCGGGCAGATCGTCGAGCAGGCCACCAAGGCCGACTTCTTCGCCAATCCCCAGCACCCCTATAGCAAAAAGCTGTTCGACTCCCTGCCAACCATGGCCAAGCGGGGCCAGAAGCTGGATATCATCCGCGGCTCCGTGCCGTCACTGGACAAGGAATTCAACTGCTGCCGTTTTGAGGCGCGCTGTGACTTTGCCTGGCAGGTTTGCCGCGATACCATCCCTGCCTGGCTGCAACCGGGCGATCACGGCGTACGCTGCCATTTATATGATGCCAAGTTCGCCGCCTCCCGGCCGCAGACCGTTGTCAGCACCAAGGTTGTGGAGGCGCATGCCCGTCATAGTGAACAGGGCAGTGGCGAACTGCTCGTCGTTAATGATCTCAAGGTGCATTTCCCGATTCGGAAGGGGTTGTTCAAGAACATTGTCGGCCACGTCCATGCGGTTGATGGCGTCTCATTGCGCATCAACAAAGGTCGCACCGTCGCCCTGGTCGGCGAGTCCGGTTGCGGTAAAACCACCGCTGGCAAAGCCATCCTGCAACTGATCAGGCCGACGGGTGGTGAAGTGTTGTTTGAAGGTGAAAATCTCGGCACGCTGCACGGCGAAGCCCTGCGCCGCAAGCGCGCCGATTTTCAGATCATTTTCCAGGACCCGTTCTCATCGATGAATCCACGAATGATGGTCGGCGACATTATCGAAGAAGGTATGATCGCTCAAAGCATCGAACCCGATACCCAAAAGCGCCGCGCCCGTGTCGATGCCTTGCTTGAACATGTCGGTCTCTCTGCTGAAATGCGTCACCGCTATCCGCACGAATTTTCCGGTGGTCAACGGCAACGCATTTGCATCGCCCGAGCGTTAGCAGTGAATCCAAAATTGATTGTCTGTGATGAGCCCACCAGCGCGCTGGATGTTTCCGTGCAGGCACAAATCCTCAACCTGCTGGAAAAACTGCAAGGCGAGCTCGGACTTTCATTTTTGTTTATTACACACAATATCTCCGTCGTCGCCTATCTCGCCCATGAAGTTGCCGTGATGTACTTAGGTCGCATCGTTGAGCAGGGCAGCGTCAAAGATGTTTTGGAAAATCCAAAACACCCCTATACCCAGGCGCTACTCTCCGCCGTGCCAACGATTGATCCGCAAACCCAACGTGAAATTGTTCGCCTCGAAGGCGACATCCCATCGCCTGTCAATCCACCCAGCGGCTGTTATTTCCATCCGCGTTGTCGTTTCGTTAAGCCAGAATGTAAGGAAAAGTACCCGGATGCTACACAGCATGGGGAAGGGCATCTGGTGAGGTGTCATCTATATTGA
- a CDS encoding dienelactone hydrolase family protein, with amino-acid sequence MILTEDYVDLETPTGMMRTHRFRPANPGRYPGLVLFSEIFHVTGPIQRTARLLASQGYVVAIPEIFHEFEPRGSVFSYTPEGTDKGNRYKIEKELAAYDNDARIVLDHLKSMPECTGHLGSIGICIGGHLSFRCAMNPDVLASVCFYATDIHKRSLGKGMNDNSLDRVAEIEGELLMIYGKQDPHIPQAGRDLVYRTLTDAGVNFTWHEFNAEHAFIRDEGHRYNAALAQICYAMTFELFQRKLYASEHATFKTGAEACH; translated from the coding sequence ATGATTCTCACTGAAGACTATGTTGACCTTGAGACGCCCACTGGCATGATGAGAACTCACCGTTTTCGTCCGGCGAATCCAGGGCGGTATCCAGGTTTGGTGTTGTTTTCAGAAATATTCCATGTGACAGGTCCGATTCAGCGTACGGCACGCTTGTTGGCAAGTCAGGGTTATGTCGTGGCGATTCCGGAGATATTTCATGAATTCGAGCCGCGCGGCTCTGTATTCTCTTATACCCCTGAGGGTACAGATAAAGGCAATCGTTACAAAATTGAGAAAGAGCTGGCAGCATATGATAACGATGCGCGAATTGTGCTTGATCATCTTAAAAGTATGCCCGAGTGCACAGGACACTTGGGCTCCATCGGAATTTGCATCGGTGGTCATTTAAGTTTCCGTTGTGCAATGAACCCGGATGTGCTGGCATCTGTGTGCTTTTATGCGACCGATATTCATAAGCGCTCCCTGGGAAAAGGTATGAATGACAACAGCCTGGACCGTGTCGCCGAGATTGAAGGCGAGCTGCTGATGATTTATGGTAAGCAGGATCCGCATATTCCTCAGGCCGGGCGTGATCTGGTGTATAGAACGCTGACGGATGCTGGCGTGAATTTTACTTGGCATGAGTTTAATGCCGAACATGCCTTTATCCGTGATGAGGGGCATCGCTACAATGCTGCTCTAGCCCAGATTTGTTATGCCATGACATTTGAATTATTTCAACGCAAACTCTATGCCAGTGAGCACGCCACATTCAAGACTGGAGCTGAGGCATGTCATTAA
- a CDS encoding ABC transporter permease, with protein sequence MFAYIIRRILYAIPILIGVNLITFALFFVVNSPDNMARMQLGMKHVTPAAIENWKAEHGYDKPLFYNAQAQGSAAVTDTIFFDKSVKLFVFQFGTSDSGREIGYDISRRMWPSLAIALPSLVIGLFVYVTFAMLVAFFRATYIDVWGVVLSVVLMSVSSMFYIIGGQYLVGKLLHLVPVSGYDVGTEAVKFIVLPVIIGIASGIGGSTRWYRTIFLEEIGKDYVRTARAKGVPELTVLFRHVLKNAMIPILTGVVAVLPLLFMGSLITESFFGIPGLGSYTIDAINSQDFAIVRAMVFLGSVLCIIGLILTDISYTLVDPRIRLQ encoded by the coding sequence GTGTTTGCCTACATCATCCGCCGCATCCTGTACGCGATTCCGATTCTGATCGGCGTCAATCTGATTACGTTTGCCTTATTTTTTGTCGTCAACAGTCCGGATAATATGGCGCGTATGCAGCTGGGGATGAAACACGTTACTCCTGCGGCGATTGAGAATTGGAAGGCTGAGCATGGTTACGACAAGCCGCTCTTCTATAACGCGCAAGCGCAGGGATCGGCAGCAGTGACCGATACCATCTTTTTTGACAAATCGGTCAAGTTGTTTGTTTTTCAATTTGGCACCTCTGACAGCGGCCGTGAAATTGGTTATGACATCAGCAGGCGTATGTGGCCGAGTTTGGCAATTGCTTTGCCTAGTTTAGTGATTGGCTTATTCGTTTATGTCACTTTTGCGATGTTGGTTGCGTTTTTCCGTGCCACCTATATCGACGTATGGGGTGTGGTGTTGTCTGTAGTATTAATGTCGGTGTCGTCGATGTTTTATATCATTGGTGGGCAATATCTGGTTGGTAAATTACTGCATCTGGTGCCCGTCTCGGGTTATGACGTCGGAACCGAGGCAGTGAAGTTTATTGTTTTACCGGTGATTATCGGCATTGCATCGGGTATTGGCGGTAGCACGCGCTGGTATCGCACCATTTTTCTAGAAGAGATCGGCAAGGACTATGTGCGTACTGCGCGCGCCAAGGGGGTGCCGGAACTCACTGTATTATTCCGCCATGTGCTCAAGAATGCCATGATTCCGATCCTTACCGGTGTGGTTGCGGTATTGCCGCTGCTGTTCATGGGAAGTTTGATAACGGAATCTTTCTTCGGTATCCCTGGGTTGGGCAGTTACACGATTGATGCCATTAATAGTCAGGATTTTGCAATTGTACGGGCAATGGTGTTCCTGGGTTCAGTGCTCTGTATCATTGGGCTGATTCTGACCGATATTTCCTACACCCTGGTCGATCCGAGGATACGTCTGCAATGA